A region from the Streptomyces lydicus genome encodes:
- a CDS encoding acyl-CoA dehydrogenase family protein produces the protein MDLDLTAADEAFRAEARAWLSAQVPAVPLPSLETAEGFSAHREWEHRLAADRWSVVSWPEEYGGRGASLLQWLLFEEEYYAAGAPGRVGQNGISLLAPTLFEHGTDEQRARVLGPMARGEVIWAQAWSEPESGSDLASLRSTAVRTDGGWLLNGQKTWSSRAAFADRAFGLFRSDPDAARPHQGLSYLMFALDAPGVTVRPLGRLDGKPAFAELFLDEVFVPDADVIGEPGRGWQVAMSTAGNERGLTLRSPGRFTAAAGRLAALWREAPQTAGPALGERVADALIGARAYQLFAYAHASRLAAGGSIGAESSLNKVFWSELDIALHETALDLLGPYGMLADDADEAPAHGSWAEGYTFSLAGPIYAGTNEIQRDIIAERLLGLPKGRR, from the coding sequence ATGGACCTCGACCTCACCGCCGCGGACGAGGCCTTCCGGGCCGAGGCCCGTGCCTGGCTCAGCGCGCAGGTGCCCGCCGTTCCGCTGCCGTCACTGGAGACCGCGGAGGGCTTCTCCGCCCACCGGGAGTGGGAGCACCGGCTCGCCGCGGACCGCTGGTCGGTGGTCTCCTGGCCCGAGGAGTACGGCGGCAGGGGCGCTTCGCTCCTGCAGTGGCTGCTCTTCGAGGAGGAGTACTACGCCGCGGGCGCCCCCGGGCGGGTCGGCCAGAACGGCATCAGCCTCCTCGCTCCCACCCTCTTCGAGCACGGCACCGACGAGCAACGCGCCCGCGTCCTTGGCCCCATGGCGCGCGGCGAGGTCATCTGGGCGCAGGCCTGGTCGGAGCCGGAGTCGGGGTCGGATCTGGCGTCACTGCGCTCGACCGCCGTACGGACCGACGGCGGCTGGCTGCTGAACGGGCAGAAGACCTGGTCGTCCCGGGCCGCCTTCGCCGACCGCGCCTTCGGGCTGTTCCGCAGCGACCCGGACGCCGCCCGCCCGCACCAGGGGCTCAGCTATCTGATGTTCGCGCTGGACGCGCCGGGCGTGACGGTGCGCCCCCTCGGCCGGCTGGACGGCAAGCCGGCCTTCGCCGAACTCTTCCTCGATGAGGTCTTCGTGCCGGATGCGGACGTCATCGGGGAGCCGGGCCGGGGATGGCAGGTCGCCATGAGCACCGCAGGCAACGAACGCGGCCTGACGCTCCGCAGTCCGGGCCGCTTCACCGCGGCCGCCGGACGGCTGGCCGCGCTGTGGCGCGAGGCGCCACAGACGGCAGGCCCGGCGCTCGGCGAGCGGGTCGCCGACGCACTGATCGGCGCCAGGGCGTATCAGCTGTTCGCCTACGCCCACGCCTCCCGGCTCGCCGCCGGCGGGTCGATCGGCGCCGAGTCCAGCCTGAACAAGGTCTTCTGGTCCGAGCTCGACATCGCCCTGCACGAGACCGCCCTGGACCTGCTCGGCCCGTACGGCATGCTCGCCGATGACGCCGACGAGGCGCCCGCGCACGGGAGTTGGGCCGAGGGGTACACCTTCTCCCTGGCCGGGCCGATCTATGCCGGCACCAACGAGATCCAGCGCGACATCATCGCCGAGCGGCTGCTCGGTCTGCCGAAGGGACGCCGCTGA
- a CDS encoding PadR family transcriptional regulator — MTDKKAGAVSAGDAERPALPATGWAVLGLLSFGEELSGYDLKKRSDRSLHFFYWSPSFSQIYGELKRLEKAGYASSRTVAQETGHRDKRVYVITDEGMAAVRHWVREAPVEPPVLKHGVMLRLWLGHLLEGDRMREVLGRHREYAETMRRRAEADGAAARAEEARSCPSLVLKWSERYYTAERDLADAMLADLDERDRRLP, encoded by the coding sequence GTGACGGACAAGAAGGCGGGCGCCGTGAGCGCCGGCGATGCGGAGCGACCTGCACTGCCGGCCACCGGCTGGGCGGTGCTGGGCCTGCTCTCCTTCGGTGAGGAACTGTCCGGCTACGACCTGAAGAAACGGTCGGACCGGTCGCTGCACTTCTTCTACTGGAGCCCGTCCTTCAGTCAGATCTACGGCGAGCTGAAGCGCCTGGAGAAGGCCGGTTACGCCAGTTCCCGGACGGTCGCCCAGGAGACCGGCCACCGCGACAAGCGGGTCTATGTGATCACCGACGAGGGGATGGCGGCGGTCCGCCACTGGGTGCGTGAGGCGCCGGTGGAACCCCCGGTCCTCAAGCACGGGGTGATGCTGCGGCTCTGGCTCGGCCATCTGCTGGAGGGCGACCGGATGCGTGAAGTGCTGGGCCGTCACCGGGAGTACGCGGAGACGATGCGCCGGCGCGCCGAGGCGGACGGGGCGGCTGCCCGTGCCGAAGAGGCCCGGTCCTGCCCCTCACTCGTCCTGAAGTGGTCGGAGCGGTACTACACCGCCGAGCGGGATCTGGCCGACGCCATGCTCGCCGACCTGGACGAGCGGGACCGCAGGCTCCCGTAG
- a CDS encoding acyl-CoA dehydrogenase family protein, translated as MRFLATAEQREFARTLDALLGACGTPAVARAWAAGEHKPGRELWARIAAAGVFALAVPERHGGMGPLPVELALSFVELGRHAVPGPLAETVAAAAFLERLGESATAPELLPRIAAGDAVVSLCVRGPFAVDADAADAVLVVEGDTVRRTVAHGPVQASLDPARRPARPLGGDVLATGPAVAAAAAHAVEVARLVTAAQSLGLGRALLAATVSYAKQRTQFHRPIGSFQAVKHRLANTLIGLEFAQPLVYAAALALAADAPSAGREVAAAKVAAGEAAHAAALTALQVHGAVGYTAELDLSLWIRKARPLRDAWGTPAECRARVLAAS; from the coding sequence ATGCGCTTCCTTGCGACCGCTGAGCAGCGGGAGTTCGCCCGTACGCTGGACGCCCTGCTGGGGGCGTGTGGCACCCCGGCCGTGGCGCGGGCCTGGGCGGCCGGCGAGCACAAGCCGGGCCGTGAGCTGTGGGCGCGGATCGCGGCGGCGGGCGTGTTCGCGCTGGCCGTGCCGGAGCGGCACGGCGGGATGGGACCGCTGCCGGTCGAACTGGCGCTGTCCTTCGTGGAGTTGGGGCGGCACGCCGTACCGGGGCCGCTGGCGGAGACGGTGGCCGCGGCCGCCTTCCTGGAGCGTCTCGGCGAGAGTGCCACGGCCCCGGAGCTGCTGCCGCGGATCGCCGCGGGCGATGCCGTGGTGAGCCTGTGCGTCCGAGGCCCGTTCGCCGTGGACGCGGATGCCGCCGATGCCGTCCTCGTCGTCGAGGGCGACACGGTGCGCCGTACGGTCGCCCACGGACCCGTGCAGGCCTCGCTCGATCCCGCCCGGCGGCCGGCGCGCCCGCTCGGCGGCGACGTGCTGGCGACGGGCCCCGCGGTGGCCGCGGCCGCCGCACACGCCGTCGAGGTCGCACGGCTCGTCACCGCCGCGCAGTCCCTCGGCCTCGGCCGGGCCCTGCTGGCGGCGACGGTGTCCTACGCCAAGCAGCGCACCCAGTTCCACCGGCCCATCGGCTCGTTCCAGGCGGTCAAACACCGGCTTGCCAACACCCTGATCGGGCTGGAGTTCGCGCAGCCGCTGGTGTACGCGGCGGCCCTGGCCCTGGCGGCGGATGCCCCGTCGGCCGGCCGGGAGGTGGCGGCGGCGAAGGTCGCGGCGGGAGAGGCCGCCCATGCCGCGGCGCTTACGGCACTCCAGGTGCACGGCGCCGTCGGTTACACCGCGGAACTGGACCTCTCGCTGTGGATCCGCAAGGCCCGCCCGCTGCGGGACGCGTGGGGAACCCCGGCCGAGTGCCGCGCGCGGGTGCTGGCAGCCTCCTGA
- a CDS encoding FUSC family protein: MVRHRLRYLLEHGRQVLRGHRSVVGNALRVTVASCLAFYVCRYALGLTVMSVYAMFTVVSLGVLARIPGSGRQRATTALMAIPAGLALVTLGTLLAVQTWAAVLGMLVIGFLVAYAGTTGPRIAGAAPGMQLLYILPCFPPYAPEALGQRLSGFLLGAVLLALAQRFLLPEPDTPPFCRLLADAADAAARLADHHGGPLPVRALDRAHQTGDALRPSRVPPADLPASPTLTHKAMAHATEAVRTLLARLEALHASVGPQYVYHPETVVLLQGISDAARAAAQALRRGKRLRPGEGPSAAVLQSELAPVRAHRAVDALERLSGDDRLVYLRRRSQVVQAADSAVVLALATRLLLGDRSVERSPAGHTFSYARARFHELWWQRLTTHLTPRSVIFQNACRFALGLAAARLVAGLLDLQHGFWVLLATLTLTRTTSLETWSAVRQALAGTLVGAVLAGGLLVLVHDRDTVYALVLPVVMLVAFIAGPLRGLAWAQGGFTLVVATLFAQVSPVTWQLAPVRLVDVLVGSLIGLACGLVAWPRGAGREVRRSMAGLCSAIADAIGYTTARVVDRSGSADCLEINRALVLAQESLAQYHCELRDESAWQPDWPSVLVAGADARRGERLLPGRPGRIAPQEVGTWLRHAADRTAADYRSLARHLRSDGEVPRADARPLDIRALLAVAPAVPRHGPDREARALSAALLLDSVIWLDALTADLDRIHQEM; the protein is encoded by the coding sequence ATGGTGCGGCACAGACTGCGCTACCTGCTGGAGCACGGACGGCAGGTCCTGCGCGGACACCGCTCCGTGGTCGGCAACGCGCTGCGGGTGACGGTGGCCTCGTGCCTGGCCTTCTACGTCTGCCGCTACGCCCTCGGGCTGACCGTGATGTCTGTCTACGCCATGTTCACCGTGGTGTCGCTGGGCGTGCTCGCCCGGATCCCGGGGTCCGGACGCCAGCGGGCCACGACCGCGCTCATGGCGATCCCCGCCGGGCTGGCGCTCGTCACCCTGGGCACGCTGCTCGCCGTACAGACGTGGGCCGCCGTCCTCGGCATGCTCGTCATCGGATTCCTGGTGGCGTACGCGGGCACCACCGGACCACGGATCGCCGGGGCGGCCCCCGGGATGCAACTGCTCTACATCCTGCCGTGTTTCCCGCCCTACGCCCCGGAAGCGCTCGGCCAGCGGCTGTCCGGCTTCCTGCTGGGCGCGGTCCTGCTCGCGCTGGCCCAGCGCTTCCTGCTGCCCGAACCGGACACCCCGCCGTTCTGCCGGCTGCTGGCCGATGCGGCCGACGCCGCGGCGCGCCTGGCGGACCATCACGGCGGGCCGCTTCCCGTCCGGGCGCTCGACCGGGCGCACCAGACCGGGGACGCACTGCGCCCGTCCCGGGTGCCGCCGGCCGACCTGCCCGCCTCCCCCACCCTCACCCACAAGGCCATGGCGCATGCGACCGAGGCGGTGCGCACCCTGCTGGCCCGGCTGGAGGCCCTGCACGCCTCGGTCGGGCCGCAGTACGTCTACCACCCGGAGACCGTGGTGCTGCTCCAGGGCATCAGCGACGCCGCCCGGGCGGCGGCACAGGCCCTGCGGCGGGGCAAGCGGCTGCGGCCCGGTGAGGGGCCGTCCGCCGCCGTCCTGCAGAGCGAGCTGGCGCCGGTGCGGGCCCACCGGGCCGTGGACGCCCTGGAGCGGCTGAGCGGCGACGACCGGCTGGTCTACCTGCGCCGCCGGTCCCAGGTGGTGCAGGCCGCCGACAGCGCCGTCGTCCTCGCGCTGGCCACCCGGCTGCTGCTGGGCGACCGGTCCGTCGAACGAAGCCCCGCCGGGCACACCTTCTCCTATGCGCGGGCGCGCTTCCACGAGCTGTGGTGGCAACGGCTGACCACCCACCTCACCCCCCGCTCGGTGATCTTCCAGAACGCCTGCCGGTTCGCACTCGGCCTGGCCGCCGCACGGCTCGTCGCCGGGCTCCTCGATCTGCAGCACGGCTTCTGGGTGCTGCTGGCCACGCTCACCCTGACCCGTACCACCAGCCTGGAGACCTGGTCCGCGGTCCGCCAGGCGCTGGCCGGCACCCTGGTCGGTGCGGTGCTGGCAGGGGGGCTGCTGGTGCTGGTCCACGACCGGGACACGGTGTACGCACTCGTGCTGCCGGTGGTGATGCTGGTGGCGTTCATCGCGGGGCCGCTGCGCGGGCTGGCCTGGGCGCAGGGCGGATTCACGCTGGTCGTCGCCACGCTGTTCGCACAGGTCTCCCCCGTCACCTGGCAACTGGCCCCGGTCCGGCTGGTGGATGTGCTGGTCGGCAGCCTCATCGGGCTGGCCTGCGGGCTGGTGGCCTGGCCGCGGGGCGCGGGCCGCGAGGTGCGCCGCAGCATGGCGGGGCTGTGCTCGGCCATCGCCGACGCCATCGGGTACACCACCGCACGGGTCGTCGACCGCTCCGGCAGTGCGGACTGCCTGGAGATCAACCGGGCCCTCGTCCTCGCGCAGGAGAGCCTGGCCCAGTACCACTGCGAGCTGCGGGACGAGAGTGCCTGGCAGCCGGACTGGCCCTCGGTGCTGGTCGCCGGGGCGGACGCCCGGCGCGGCGAACGGCTGCTGCCCGGCCGGCCGGGCCGGATCGCCCCGCAGGAGGTCGGCACCTGGCTGCGCCACGCGGCCGACCGGACGGCGGCCGACTACCGGTCCCTCGCCCGGCATCTGCGCTCGGACGGCGAGGTCCCCCGGGCCGACGCCCGGCCGCTCGACATCCGCGCGCTGCTGGCGGTGGCCCCGGCCGTGCCGCGGCACGGCCCGGACCGGGAGGCCCGCGCGCTCTCGGCCGCGCTGCTCCTCGACTCGGTGATCTGGCTCGATGCGCTCACCGCCGATCTGGACCGGATCCACCAGGAGATGTGA